A stretch of Primulina tabacum isolate GXHZ01 chromosome 13, ASM2559414v2, whole genome shotgun sequence DNA encodes these proteins:
- the LOC142523267 gene encoding BOI-related E3 ubiquitin-protein ligase 1-like: MPAEASNLKIFPVQLMQDRDFVMPCINQSGMAASVYNAQPMGYSGIPFAATLPISKSFYQQPVCDSAQAKTSMNTDSGLTYNISATRKRSSDPVNQMYSTTPRFPVAVNNDSASQFPYFFGDDILPQIQQYQIEIDTIISQHTKRIKLELEERRNKQARFLVAAIGEGVTKKLKEKEDQIQKMGKLNFFLQERVKSLYVENQLWREMAQTNEATANSLRSDLEQVLAHVGGEERLSAGACGVAAVEDDVESCCGSSDHHEKDHAEETVSQNRNCKRCGERESCVLLLPCRHLCLCNVCGSGSHQLQSCPVCNATMNATLHVNMSS, encoded by the exons ATGCCAGCTGAAGCAAGCAATCTCAAGATTTTCCCTGTGCAACTAATGCAAGACAG GGATTTTGTTATGCCATGTATTAATCAATCGGGGATGGCTGCTTCTGTGTACAACGCGCAGCCGATGGGTTATTCTGGGATCCCCTTTGCCGCAACGTTGCCGATCAGTAAATCCTTTTATCAACAGCCGGTGTGTGATTCGGCGCAGGCCAAGACATCCATGAATACCGATAGTGGGCTCACCTATAATATTTCCGCCACAAGAAAGCGCTCCAGTGACCCTGTTAATCAGATGTATAGTACTACACCGCGTTTCCCGGTAGCCGTGAATAATGACAGTGCTTCTCAGTTCCCTTATTTTTTCGGAGATGATATCTTGCCTCAAATCCAGCAGTACCAGATTGAGATCGACACCATTATCTCCCAACAT ACTAAGAGAATTAAGTTGGAACTAGAAGAGAGACGAAATAAACAAGCGAGATTTCTGGTGGCGGCAATTGGTGAAGGGGTGACAAAGAAGTTAAAGGAGAAGGAAGATCAAATCCAGAAAATGGGcaaattaaattttttcctTCAAGAAAGAGTGAAGAGCCTCTACGTTGAAAACCAACTGTGGAGAGAAATGGCCCAGACGAACGAGGCCACAGCCAATTCCCTCCGCAGCGACCTGGAACAAGTCCTAGCCCACGTCGGCGGCGAGGAGCGGTTGTCCGCCGGAGCTTGTGGTGTCGCGGCCGTTGAGGACGACGTTGAGTCCTGTTGTGGCAGCAGTGATCACCACGAGAAAGATCACGCCGAAGAAACGGTGTCACAGAATAGAAATTGCAAGCGATGTGGCGAGAGGGAATCGTGCGTGCTGCTTCTTCCTTGCAGACACCTTTGCCTCTGTAACGTATGCGGGAGTGGATCGCACCAACTCCAATCATGTCCCGTCTGTAACGCCACCATGAACGCCACCCTCCATGTTAACATGTCTTCTTAA
- the LOC142522072 gene encoding protein argonaute 2-like — protein sequence MSSISQKYETEAHYKFLEWVTETQIGMVTQCCLSANFSKGNDKGLANLCLKINAKLGGNNFELMGKLPHFDAEDRVMFIGADVNHPATMDSSCHSIAAVVGTVNRPALNRYAATVSPQTYRQEKISKFGDICRDLVDSYALHNNVKPTKLVVFCDGVSEGQFGMVLAEELFDLKKAIYDDDYKPNITLIVAQKRHQTRLFPENASDGASGNVQPRTVVDSKIVHPFDFVIEYYSGCFEQVQKLQQQ from the coding sequence ATGAGCTCCATTTCGCAAAAATACGAAACTGAGGCACATTACAAGTTTCTCGAATGGGTGACGGAGACACAGATCGGTATGGTGACACAATGCTGCTTGTCCGCTAATTTCAGCAAGGGAAACGACAAAGGACTAGCAAATCTTTGTCTCAAAATCAATGCTAAGCTCGGGGGCAATAATTTTGAACTAATGGGGAAGCTTCCCCATTTTGATGCTGAAGATCGTGTGATGTTCATAGGAGCTGATGTAAATCATCCAGCaacaatggactcgtcatgccACTCAATAGCTGCAGTCGTTGGTACTGTTAACCGGCCTGCTTTGAATCGATATGCTGCTACGGTGAGCCCTCAGACTTACCGCCAGGAAAAGATTTCGAAGTTTGGAGACATTTGCCGTGATTTGGTCGATAGCTATGCTCTTCACAACAACGTTAAGCCGACCAAGCTCGTGGTCTTTTGTGATGGTGTTAGTGAGGGGCAATTTGGAATGGTGCTCGCTGAGGAGCTGTTTGATCTTAAGAAGGCCATTTATGATGACGACTACAAGCCAAATATCACTCTCATTGTTGCTCAAAAACGCCACCAGACTCGCCTTTTTCCTGAAAATGCAAGTGATGGAGCTTCTGGCAATGTCCAACCACGAACTGTGGTGGATTCGAAAATTGTTCATCCTTTTGATTTTGTTATTGAATATTACTCTGGATGTTTTGAACAAGTACAAAAACTGCAGCAACAGTAA